CATAAGCCAAATCTGCGATCGCTGACTCTAAACTCTCGTAACGTTGATAGAGAACGTAAAATTTCAGCGCCTCACTGGGAATCTTACCAAAAATCTCCGGCCCAATTGAGCCTATCCCTTGTGCGGGGTTGTAAAAGTTATAGCGAAACTGTCCTTCGGGAGCAGTTAACATAAATTCACGATATTCCCGCCCTTGGAAGGTGGCGCGGTGCAGCCCCGCCAACGTGATGGCGATCGCACTGGCAATTTCTGGTGGGAAGATATCGTTGTGGCGGTAAAATCTCCCCAGTTCCAGATATTCACTCAAGTAGTTACGGACAAGGATAGAATTTTCCTCATCAAAATGTAGCACTAATGGCGCGATCGCTCTAATGTTACCGAGAACTGGAAACTGCTGAAGCAATTGGTGAAACAGCCACTCATTAAAAAATTCATGAGGAATTCCATCACCTCCAACACTACGTTCTTGTTTAACTAGTAGTTGGCGATTACCCCCTAGAGTCACCAATAAATTGAAATTCTTCTTCCTACTTTCAGGTAACTCAGACTCATTTAATGAGCCATCTTCCGAACTACACAGACCTGCATCTTGCAGATACTGGATAACGTTGTGAGAAGACAGTGGTAATAACATGTATTATGTCCTACTTCGTAAAATTGCTGAGAAAATCACCTAATGTCGGGATTGATTTAGCTTTAGCAGTTTCGGTAGACGGCAACAACTTTGCTAGTAACAATAATGATTACTCTAATTTATTAATATCTTATCTTTTACATAAAATCCTGCCAAAATGGCAAGATAACCTTTATTTTTACTTTAAATTCTAGTGGTAAACCGCATTAAATCTTTAAACTCATCTAGTTACTTACTCACATAGATATAGAGTTTTTATTCAAGCACTTTCATGTTACTCTGTCTCCAGATTTGCCTGACATAGAAAAAAGTTAACGATCTGGCGTATGTCATAATTTTGACTTAATACAGTCAGTAGAATGTTAAATGATGAGTGCAACACTATAGCTAGCTGCCAAGCTGCATAAAAGAGAGCATTCTGCTCATACTCCATATAGTTTTTCTGGCATCCGAAGGCACTGATGGTTTCCAATAGCATAAATTTTGTGTAGTATGTACAACATTATTTTTGCTTTTCTCAATAAAAATTAAACTACAGTTATTCACAGCTTTTCGGACTCATAAATATTGCTCAAATAACCGAATAACTGACCATAAAACTGTCTTGAGATGGATACTTTTGGATGCTAAATATTCATTAAGCAGCGAGGATTTTTGCTTGTTCTGATATGATGCTGCTAGATGCAGTATGAGCAACAATTCAAGCCATAGTGAGCGTGGTTTACCCTACTCCATCGTTCAAAGCTGTGATCGTAGAGCAGTGTAGATAGAATCTGTCAGATTCTCAACAAGCGAAAATAACCTCAACCACATATTCATTGCATAATCACTCATGTACTCCAACAAAGAAGCAAGCTACGCGTACCGTCTTTGAAAGGAGAAGTTCCTTGACTAATGACAGACAGTCATCAGTCAACAGTCAACAGTCAACACAATTGGATATGCAACGCCAAATGTGAAGCAACTTAACATACAACATTATTTTTATTTATCATTACAAATTGCAAAAAACCGGATATTTTATCAAGCTAATAATTAATTTATTTTTGAATAGATATTAATAATTTGTGCTTAAACCTTCAGTGTATAGGGCATAGGGCATAGGGTATAGGGCACTTGTACCGAGCGAAGTCGAGGTAAGCCGAAGTATTGGGCATTGCTTATTCTTCCTCATCCCCCTCATCTCCCCCTACCCCCAGGGCTGTTTCGTTCCATCTCAAACAGGATTTGTCAAGATAGTTAGCGAGAAAAATTGTAAGTGAGGGTGACGAGGAGATGAACTTTTAAGCACTTAAACATCAGTAAAATTCTTCATTTTTTCGGCACGTTGGTAATAAAATAATCAATTTTTAATCGCTAGAACCCTTGATTTTTAAAGTTATTTAGGGAATGAAACAGCCCTGCCCCTACCCCCCTGCTCCCCTGCTCCCCTGCCCCCCTGCTCCCCATCCCCCCATCCCCATTCCCATCCACACTAATATACATGTACTATATAGAATGATCTAAGGCAGGAAGAGGCATAATTGTCTGAAAACAACAGGAGGATAATTGTTACTTTCCAGCAACAAGTTGATTTACCATCACCGCCAATGCCAACACACCTAAAATAGTCATTAAACCCGCAGGCATAAACTTGCGTGTTTTAGCCAATCTCAATGCAAAAAAAACTACCAAAGCAGCAGTTACCAAAGCTGCTAAAATCAAAGCCCAGGATTGTCCTTGAAATTGAAAATAAGCGGCGAAAAGCAACAATAAACCGCTAATGCT
Above is a window of Nostoc sp. UHCC 0702 DNA encoding:
- a CDS encoding phosphotransferase; the encoded protein is MLLPLSSHNVIQYLQDAGLCSSEDGSLNESELPESRKKNFNLLVTLGGNRQLLVKQERSVGGDGIPHEFFNEWLFHQLLQQFPVLGNIRAIAPLVLHFDEENSILVRNYLSEYLELGRFYRHNDIFPPEIASAIAITLAGLHRATFQGREYREFMLTAPEGQFRYNFYNPAQGIGSIGPEIFGKIPSEALKFYVLYQRYESLESAIADLAYEWQPCCLTHNDLKLDNILIHSRWNQLDNCLVRLIDWEACAWGDPAFDLGTLIASYLGIWLKSLVVDPTIELEESLRLAMTPLEVIQPSLLALIRAYLNAFPMILEYRSDFLVRVIQFVGLALIHQIQETIQSCKYFDNGDICMLQVAKNLLTIPEQSVMSLFGISESEIISPLAKVHKIPQPEKEQQLVPLYYEKTRLRGC